Part of the Quercus robur chromosome 5, dhQueRobu3.1, whole genome shotgun sequence genome, tacaaattatattgttcgggcccatCACACACAaacccaatgtcattcttgggtcgttaaaaatcgtgtccctacacttAAGTTTTGGTTTGTAAAGTAGTGTTTTATCCatttttttggtagattgtattAGGATCAAAGCTTTGTATCTTTTTTACTTGAATTATATTTAGAACCAAAGTGATGTAATACTTTATTCTACCAAATTGTATTTATATATCCAATCAATGAAACTTGAAGTTATTCAAATATGTAACCTTGTATTTTcatagtttttcttattttttgtaatacaaaaaataagtggcgattCCACGTCAGTCAAAACCTTAAAGAGGTATCAAGTACACTCTTTGAGAGCTTCAGTCTCACAATGCATTTTCTATCAagcaaaaaaagagagagataaaatagggaaaaaataaaattgaaagatgTACctttcatctatatatatatatatatatatacacaaacaaaaccgaaacctctgaaactcttacaattttccacgtcagcacaatatttaaataaaattattttggtttaatccaaacttaataaaaagtgaaactctatctctctaacaagtccaacttaaactcaaattcatcattttttttttaacaaaattatttttgtttaatccaaacttaataaAGAGTGAAACaatatctctctaacaagtgtgaaactctatctctttaacaagtccaacttacaCTCAAACTTAAacattgatattattattattattattattattattattatctctcTACTTCACTAACGTGATATTTTATTGTAAGGTGCAAACTTATagccatggattattcttttgaatgtaacccactttttttcatatatatatatatatatatatatatttagtcttatatattttgttttgtttcaataatttctaagtagtgaatcatttgattctttaatttttttggtcttttagaagttttaatatctgaatttttgagttaatttttgTAGTATCTGAAATTGTCTGGcaatttttttgtaagtcattgcatgttcaagcaatggcttcttcatcaaattgtaacacaaattaaaGTCATACAAGAACAAATCATGTAATGATGTAGTTTCTTaaccaatttaaaattttataaaattattttagtctatctcacaaataggtaggttTTCATGCATAGCATGGGTTAGTGACTAGTACCTTTTATTTCTAacatttaactttttattactTTCAAAATCTACccgaaaaaaaataaataaataaaacggTGGGCCCtaaacattttgttttattttctcatcACTTGACAAACCAAACTGCTATAGAAATTAGgaaagagaatttgagtttgacCCATGCACACCTAGTGTTTTCTTGACATTAGAAAGGCACCAAATTTTTAAGTATcatatatcattaaaaaaatgaattaatttcaCCTCATATAACTTGTCCACTtacaattaataaataaattttaacattGTAATGTAAATGTAGTTAGTGAAAAGTCTTGAAAATATTTCTTTAGATAATGTATGCTTacaacaaaaatcaattggtgtcttggtctgatgataaagagtgacaagctaattttgtaattgtataattataagaaaataaacttCAAACAAACCAtgatttaatgaattattttaagtCATAACATTAGTCTAAAATCCCCTTCATATATATGTAAAGTAATTAAtgtgttcatttatttttacaaaaggcaaaaagaaCAATGACGAGCATGATAGAgtatgtttgatttttgtttatttttggtagcttatttgcataatatttatttaaagatataattttaataaattttataccaaagtgtaaaataaaaaaaaataaaaaagttataaaaaaattatttataaaaaaaaccgagaaaaaaaaaaatttagccaaACTTACCCTATGTAACAACTCCATATGTGGCATGCATTTACGTACCCATACTTTCGACTTTAACTAACACGTGGATATATTAGGGCTGTTATCTATTGGGAAATTACATTCTTTAAAACATATATCTGACTATTTCCATTTACCGCAAAAACCTAACAAAGCAAAGagaacaagaagaaagaaggaatgGCCTCTTCCACTTCCTCTTCGTCACTGTATGATGAAAGCGGTCGTGTTGTCGAACTTCGTGCTGCTAATAACTTCATCATGGCACTGGAAGTCGCCAAGTCCCTAGTTTCAGGCCACCCAGACTCCGCCCTCACCAACCCCTCACCGCTCTCACCCTTATGAAAATCTCACTCAGAGACTCTTCCGTCGTCCGAAGACGCGAATACATTGCCTCCGCCCTTGACTTCAGCAAAACAGCCCTGGCGCTTTCCCCAAAATCAATCGCTTTTGGTTTCTTGAACGCCAAAATCCACTTAGCCAATGCCCATGACATCGCTGCCATCCAAGAATGTGAGTCTGCTAAGTCCATTGAGGATCCTCGGGACCCCTGGCTAGATTACTTGGGCATAATCAACGAGGGATATGATCCCCAAGAGCAGGGCCAGCCCTTCCCTTAGGCGatttaggcaattgcctaagaCCACCAAGTGGAAGGAGGCcccaaaattttacaaaagaaGGGGTAGTaggggccaaaaaaaaaattttaatttcaaatgaattacaaaaatctggaacatccttttaaccaaaaaacaaaaattttggtaaatccGGTTAAACATTAGTTCTAAACAAAACAATTgcccaaaattaccattattatcctctagacaaaccaaaaatcaaccagataaactacaaatccggTCCAAGAGATTAActacaaaacaatcacaaatcaaaacaaataaaacaactcaaatccctaaaatttttagttttacagTTCCCTTAAATCCCTCTGCAACTCTGCTTCTCTCTCTGCTTTCCGCCTCTCTCATCTCAAGCAAGCTTGCCGCCTCTCTAATTCCTAATCCTTCTCATCTCAAGCAAGCTTGCCTCTACGCCTCTACTCTAGCCTCTAGGTTTTGAGTTCTCTCATCTCTAGCCTGCTATTAGGTATTATTTCTATTTGGGCGCTtggcttctcttttttttttttttttttttttttttgtggggggggggggggggggggggggtgtgggtgGGGTGCAGGCGCTTGGCTGATTGGAGGAAGGAGATGCCATTTTGTTGAGATCTCCTTGGTTGATTGTTTATACTCATGCTTATATCTTTACAACATATAGTGACCATTTCTATGCCCCATCTAAAATAACCAATCAGCCAAAGAGATTGTAACCTTCAGTAAGTGAATCTTTACAGCCCAATTAATACAGCAATTAATGCTTGTGACCTcgcatttcttttttctctttctactGAACAAAGTTCAACATGCAACTTTTCAGTTTAtacagcatgcaacctcattgcatgcatgcatgcatgcatttCTAGACAAGGTAAAAACCGGAATATGAAATTTGGGGGTGGAAAAAACTTATAACAGATGTATACCAAATACCGCATCCTCTGCACACAAGATTATGAACCAATACAACaaagaaattacaaataaatttttaacaataaattataaattctgCCAGCTGGCAATCCTTCAATCTCCATTAAATTCACttcaatgaaagaaaaatacttATATTCACTTCAATTGAAGTGCAGTGATTTGTgcaaaacaaattaaaagataGGAGaccttgaaaaataaaaaacgccGTAAGATGACATTCCTTTCTTACTtccaaaatttaattgttttgtcATTTGCggaaagaagaaataaagaccCGTTGGCTGTTTGACACCATCtaattttgttgattttctCCTCAATTTCCAAGCTCTTGAGATAGCCAAACTGACATGAAGAAATGCAGGCAcaatttttagtataaaaaatttagatcccAGCATGCAACAGCATAGAAATGATGCAGACGTGAACTAGTaactaattgaaaaataaaaaaatcacctCAGGTTCATGGCTCTGAAACTCTGTTTTATAACGGAACTCAGGATGCCTACCAATTGGATAATCCAACCTCTCCAAATCCCTTCTAGAGCCACCATGCTACACATTACAGTATACAAAGAAGTCATAATGTAACAACAAACCAGAAATGACGATGTAATATATCACTATTGCATGTAGTGAAACCTGTTAGGGCAGAAAGAACATACATCTTTTGCATCTGTCCTCTCAAAGAGTACCACCCGGCCCCCACGGTCACCAGTAGCAAGATGGTCACCCGTTTTGTCAAATTCGATTGCTGAAATGATATCAACTGCAGAGGGAAAAACAGACAAACTAACTAAGAAATCCCATTCTACCTGCTCATACTATTGAAGATTTAAATGCCTAGACTAGAAATCGCAAAGAAAACAACTTGACACTATTGTGtttaatgtggtgtatttggagggaataCAACATCCATACGTTTGGGGATGTAGATAGTTTGGGAGATCAACTCCTTGCCTCATTTGTTGgcactttgtttgattggtctcgaGCTTGGAATCCCACATCTAGTGATTCCCTCCCAATGTTTATTGACTCTCTTCTTTCTTGTCATAGCATTTagttttctttgtatttatttggCTGGTTCGTGCATGTTTTGCATAAAGTAGTCTtctctaataaaaattttgaattataaaaaaaaaaaaaaaaaagaaattgcaaagaaaacaaaaggtaaATATAATATGCCACTGCTAGTCTGCTACCCCTTCAAGTATTGCAATATCTCTTCATTACAAGCAAAAATTTCCTACATAGAAACTGAAAAGGTCGTGTAtaaatttcaaatgaattacCAGAAAACCAACAAGGTTTATACCTCAGAAGCAAATCACCCAGCCAAAATTTACGCATGAATGGATCAAAgtaatcttttgttttttttttttgatagataaagaaaaattttattaagaaaaaatagcCAACCCGAGTACATTGGAGATGTACTGTGGGGGcaaaaatcaagaaccaaaattacaatgatcaagtaaaagaggaagaaaaaatacaagaaaaatgcGACAGGGCCACACTCCAAACAAGGAGAGTGTAAGAAAAAGGTCTTAATCTCTAGCAACAATCATTCACATCCCTCAAAATAGCGAGCatttctttccctccaaatacaccacatcaaacagtgCTGCACAAGTCTCCAAAAATCTATATTGTGATGCCGCCCAAATTTACCTTGCATGCCAAGATTCAAATAACTCAATAACCTTAAGTGGCATAACCCAATGCagcccaaacaaacaaaacaccaatGACCACAACTCACAGGCGAAGGGACAATATAGTAGAAGATGATCCAAGGACTCTCCACACCTCTTGCACATGTAACACCAATCAAGAACAACAATACGCCTTTTGCGAAGGTTATCAGTTGTAAGAATCTTACCTAAAGAAGTTGACCATGAAAAGAAAGCCACCCCTGGAGGAACCTTTGATTGTAGTATATAGCAAGCGTACATAttagtttgaaatttaattaacaaTTGGCGTCTAAAGCTAATTTTGCCACTCTACTTCAAACATCTGAAACCTAAAACAGAAGCACATACTTCCGGGTATTTGTTTCGTTTACAAAAATTAGGTACTAGAGTTCAAAACTTTTGTGTAGTTTAATGATTTAACTATTGGATTCTTATAGACCTTCAATTCTCTATTTTAAATGATCTAAATTTATTACATCAATGAAGAAGATAGGAGCTCAACCATTACATCGATGAAATTGCCTCATCAGACATACTGACTTGACAATCCTTGTTTCTCAATCACCAAATGCACGATACCTCTTTCACCACGAGATTAGTCATCTCACCTACCCTCTCACATTCTCCTTTTAAAATGCCCTCTCCCATATCCCACATCATACTTGAGATCCAAATAACAAGGCTTACAATGACTCTGCAGTTTGGTTTTCACAAAGTGCACtcaattataagaaaatggcAGAGCACCATTGCACATAACCCTGAATCTGGAAAAAAAGGTACTTAAAATACTGTCCATATTTACATGAACATTCTCAAGGCACCATTGCTATCACTTTGgctaataaattttacaaaactaCGTGATAGTCCCAGCTAGCTAGAAACTTCTGTCGAACAGCCAAATTCTGCTTGAAATTGAAGTAGCAAAACTATAACTTAATCCATGCACTGACAAACCAAAATCAGCACTAACAAACCAAAATCAGAactcaaaaactaaaagcatAATCAATAAGATCCCAGATTAAACACGTGATTTCACACATTTACAACTAAAAAGGAACCAATACCAACCCCAAGTGCATgcaccaaaaccaaacccacaaactAACTCAACCAAGCTCACTTCCACACTCTCCATTTTCCCAATCCAATGGATACCCAATGCAAAACTCAATCATCACAATCACAATTCACATGCACAAACACTCAAACCCAAATATCTTGTCCCCAAATCACAAAaccccccaaaacccaacaccCAAGACAACATTTCCTCCAATACCCACATCCCAAACTCACAAATTCTCAACGACCCATGATCCAAAATGgatcaaaacccctaaaacaaaCCCTAATCCCAATACTTTCCACAAAATATCACTTGGATCCAAATACAGGCACAAATAGCAACAATTCTCACAAATTGATaacattacccaaaaaaattgaaaacattatataataaatatatttatatatacctTCCTGAACTTCTTCACCAGCGGTGCGTTCTCCAAAAACGGCGAAAATGGCCAACTGGCCTTAAAATcgtaactatctagttagtaggcactgtttagaaacatattttgtttatagcatctcgagtctcaaagactcgattttgggcctcaaaatcgagtctttgaggctcGATTTGTATGCTTAGACCAGTTCTGATATGGCACTTTGTCCACATGGGTGtccacctggaaatcgagtctctaagactcgatttcaaacccaaaattttttcaaaaaaattctaagtctctACATGCcgaaatacccaaaacaaatttaagaaatttcaCCGCTACGCAGATCAGATCAaatcagagggagagaaagaaaatcaCACAGCTACtcagatcagatcagagggagagaaacagagaaccTCACCGCTAAACCTCACCAGCgcggcctggggctcgcgcCGACCAGCGTCGCGCGTGGCCAGGGGCTCGCGCTGGCCTAGGGCTTGCGCGACCCCCAGGCAGCGCGCGAGCCCCTGGCCGCGCTCAACGCTAGCCGGCGCGAGCCCCTGGCCGCCTGGGTCGCTGGTCAGTTTCTAGTCATGCCGCGCGCGCCTAGGTCTCCGATCTCgatcttctctccctctctgtttctggttttcttttcttttttcttttttttttctctgggtttTTCCTCTGATGCTCTGGTGTTTGGTTTGGTCTGAGTGTTATATATAGGgcttagaaatcgagtcttagaggcTCGATTTCCATGTAAATGCCATGTCGCAGTTCTGCCACATCAGAGTTGGTCCAAGCTACAAACCGAGtgtcaaagactcgattttgaagaccaaaatcgagtctttgagactcgagatgctataaacaaaatatgtttctaaacagcgcctactaactagatagttacgATTTTAAGGCCAGTTGGCCATTTTCGCCTCCAAAAACCTGAGAGAATTTCCACTCCAGAGGCTGAGGTGGGTCCACCGGAGTTGCGACGACCGCATCACCACCGTTCATTGTGCTCTCCCCCACTAAATCAAACGGtcaccaattaaattcaaatccaaACCAATCCAATAATCACTGCATCGAAGATCGATCGCTCTTTTGGGTTCGCAGAGATCATAGCTTCAATCAAAACCccatcaattgaaaaaaaaaaaaaaaagagttaaaagaattcacaaaatcatttgggttttctttctaTTCTAATTCAACCATTgaagaattaagaaaattagtaaaaccaaaaaaaataaatataaaaaaataaaaaggcccacttttttctctctctacaatgaaaaataaataaataaaaaaaatttgatttgattttttttttttgggagattaAAATGTGAGTGACTGAGCAAACCGCTCTTCGGCTTTGGGCTTCGGAGAGAACCAAAaatacacatatacacacacaaccTCATTCTTTGTCCAGTTCTCTCTCAATAATGggcttgtaattttttttttttttttttaatgtcttttTGTTTGGGGGATATGATAAATTTACCTGGCAAAGTGATTGGCGTTGACGTGGCCAAATGTTATTGGGTTGGACAGAGGAAAAGTAGTGAGAACTTTGGGGTTTGATTGGTTGTTAAGATTTGGGTGTTTTTAAGTATGTGTGGGGTAAATGATTGGGAAATTTGTAGTAGCTGTATTTTTAGGATTTGTGGAAGGATGAATGATGTGTATAGATATCTTATGGATAagataattattgttgttagagaaaaaaaaaatttttacagATTAGTTAAGTTGTTAATAAGTTACCATACAAATGAGTTACTTTTATATCAAAGAAAATGCAagattttgggttttaattttgtaatgaaGTGCAATTAAGTTGAGAAGTCGTTTGATCCAATGGTTGTGGAAAAAGGGGCAACTAGAATACTAATATGGATATGCTGCATTGGATTGTTGataaaaacataaatgatgAAGCAATGTCTTACATAGTTACATCTCACAAATATGACCAATTGCTAATTGATTTTGACCTTTTTGATTGGTCAGTGGATAAACGAAGTATAGTTGGCTTCTATGAGGCTTTGGAGTTTTCCAAGCCAATCCTCATCATGGATTTCGACAAATTCAGTTATATTCTTTACATGTCATAAATCAAATATCCATAATTTTTTCACAGACATTATGACCAATCCTAAAATGATTTCAATTGTTATAgtagattgaattttttttcttatacctttcaagattttgaaatatttttgttcaattcTGATTTAATTATATGTGGCCTTGGAAGTTTTTTGGACTATTGCAACATAGTGACATGGCCTTGAATTGATTTCTCCCAATTatatcatataaaataaaaaacccaaaagtaggtttttttttcacCGTGACAAGTCATCCTTTGGCTGGAGGttaattttttggtaaaattattatgtatttccggagtaccataaatgcgtactctctcttctcacataaatagtgggtctcactaattaaattcatggtgagatCCACCATTCATATGAAAGGAAGAAGTAccatttatggtactctgggagtacttaataattttccaattttttgagTTGGTCCTATATTCCTGGAATCTTCGTTTAGAATGTTAAAAGACTATATAGAAACCAAAGTTCAAATTCCATTTAATATTGACAGGaaatttttcagaaatttttttgaagtgcTACTTTCTATGGAAACATAAAGGTACCTGGTGAAATTGATGCCAAGCATGGACATCATGGTCGTGTATTTGAGAGAGTTGTGTTATGAGAGAGAACTTCAAAGGCACTACGTCGCATGTTCTCTATACATGGGGTTAATTGTAGCTATTACTTATTAGAGTTTGGCTGGGATTAAAAATGGGCTTGGGCTTGCTATGAACTTTGATCTTGGACAAAACATTTTGTCAATTTTAAATGTCAGTCCATGTTTTTGCAAAACTACTCTTTTAAAGTGTGCAAAACCTCATGCAGGATAATCTTATGCTCTTTTGCATGAAATCTTTGCTTTTGTATTTGTCTGTGTATTgattttgcatctaaaataagataatagaGTTTAAGAACCCATACCCAGGCTTTAAAGAAATGTCCACTATTTAGTCCACATACCTTTCAATCTCAAAGTTTTAATCAAGGTCAACTGCAGCTAAATCTTTAATAAGGTTCTTTGGATTGCCAGGTTCTGAACTCTGTGAGGAAATCAGTACATAAGGATTCCAAAGGTTTTGGGATTAATCTGGCAGGAAAACAAGTGAAGTTTTTACTAGAGGTTGCTTAGAGAGTCTATGCTACAAATGTTTTTTGAGTCGTCAACTATAGTGGTTTTTCCTTTGAAGAGATTATTTATCTGTTTCCCACTTCATGACCAAAATTTTGTGTTGTTAGCTTCATCGATTTGATTGATTTGGTTTAGTGCTTGACTAtggttaaattattattttctgttgggaaattttttcctgatttgattaattattaaatttgttaatttcaCGCAAAATTAATCACAAAGGGATCTTaacttctcttctttttttttttttttttttgccacaatccttctcaagaacaaaaaagaCTGATCTGAGGGAAGCCAAAAAGAAACAAGGgcgaaaaaaaaaacccaaaaaacaattTCGTGTAACTCACATCTTTGAGAAGTAAACATGcctttttcaaggaaaaaaaaaaaaaaaaaaaaaaaaaaaaaccttaaaagcACAATGGCTACTCTAAGCTCTTCTACATATTTGCTTGTCAACTTGAAAGGCACATGCTCTGCCACATTCCCTGCACTGATTTCCAGCCTTATTTGGCTTAGCAAGGCACTTTTGTTTAGACTCATTCTCAATCTGCCTTTGGTACTCCAAATTCTTTTCAATCATTCTTTGCTCCTCCTCAACCTTACACTCTTCCTCAGCCTTAAGTGTATGATGCAGCAAAATACACAGAGtatactaaaaattaagaagaaatgaGAGTTGCTTAGAGTAGCTCTCAAGTGGGCACACATCTGCACAAAGAACTAATCTCTGAAACAATAGCAAAAGCTTTGAATTTATTTACTAACAAATGATTCAATTACAATGGATTCATTTACTAAAAAAGTAGTTACATCAACTGTCATGTACACTAATGGATTTCAAATACCAACAATTAACTATGAAGCTTTTCAATTATACTGAGATGCCCCTGCATGAGTGTAAGTTCCCATTCCTCTTGCTCTAATTCATTAGTGATTACAGGACCAACAACCTTAGGATCAAGAGGATAATGTCTGCCATGTGCAGCCAGAAAGGAACTGAAGCACAACAGATTTAAGCCTAGAAAGTAGGGGCACATTTTGCCTCGAATCTCTACAATTGACATGTTTTAGCTAAGATCTGATCAGCAatcagggggggggggggggggggtggtccTCAACCCATATTACACAGTCATCAATATTACAAGCATGCCTAGCAAGTAAGTGTGCTGCAAAATTACAGTGTCTACGCACATGGTTTGTCTTCTACTGCTTGAATGCCTTTAGTTTCGTTTGGGCTCCTTCCACAATCTTCTGAATTGAGCTTGGGGAGTGTTCAGGATTCTCGAGGGCAGATATTACTATTGAAGCATCACCTTCAACCATTATTTCCCCAAGTCCCAGTTTCCTTGCAAAAATAATTCCTTCTTCTGCCGCTCTTGCTTCCACCTCTAGTGCACCTAACGGAAGTAGAATTTTCTTAGACATTGCTCCCATCAGTTcccctttttcatttctaactaCCACTCCAATTCCGCTCTGCCCTGTGTCTTTGAACACGGCACCATCTGTATTGATCTTGAACCATCCACGTTTCGGGGTACTCCAAGTTTCCCTAAACTGCACCCCAGGTCTGTGATTGGCGTTGTTGGGGTCATTGCTTTGACGAAACTCTTCCACAAAGTTGACAGCTTCCCTTGCTATTGATTTGGCCAGTTTGCACCTGCCTTCGTGCTTAAACAGATTTCTATTCTTCCATATTCCCCAGGCCATGGTCGTAAATAACTCCCAATCAGTATCCAAAGCATACTCCCTCATCAACCACAAAATATCAATGAAGTCTCTCTGCGCTGAAACTCTATGAGGGATCTTGATACCCGATCCCTTCCACACTTCAGCAGCCTCCCTGCAATTCCAAAGAGTGTGACCTGATGTTTCTTTCTCTCCACAGTAAACACAACCATCCATTGTCCCCACTTTCCTTCTGACTAAACAATCATTCATGGGCAGAATATT contains:
- the LOC126725211 gene encoding serine/threonine protein phosphatase 2A 55 kDa regulatory subunit B beta isoform-like, which encodes MNGGDAVVATPVDPPQPLEWKFSQVFGERTAGEEVQEVDIISAIEFDKTGDHLATGDRGGRVVLFERTDAKDHGGSRRDLERLDYPIGRHPEFRYKTEFQSHEPEFGYLKSLEIEEKINKIRWCQTANGSLFLLSANDKTIKFWK